The proteins below come from a single Solidesulfovibrio sp. genomic window:
- a CDS encoding arylesterase, which yields MTRPAFAAAIRLAALGDSLTAGYGLPVADAFPARLQAALAAKGHDVAIANFGVSGDTTAGGLARLDMVLATRPDGVLVELGANDMLRGLEPEAARANLDAILARLAKAGIPVLLCGMRAAKNYGADYAAAYDALYPELAEKYGATLYPFFLDGVTGQPGLTLPDGLHPSAAGVGEIVARILPVVETFLGRLPAAPKP from the coding sequence ATGACCCGACCGGCTTTCGCCGCCGCCATCCGCCTGGCCGCCCTGGGCGACAGCCTGACCGCCGGCTACGGCCTGCCTGTGGCCGACGCCTTCCCGGCCCGCCTGCAAGCGGCCCTGGCCGCGAAAGGCCACGACGTGGCCATCGCCAATTTCGGCGTCTCGGGCGACACCACGGCCGGCGGCCTGGCCCGCCTGGACATGGTCCTGGCCACGCGCCCCGACGGCGTCCTCGTGGAGCTCGGGGCCAACGACATGCTGCGCGGCCTGGAGCCCGAGGCGGCCCGGGCCAACCTCGACGCCATCCTCGCGCGCCTGGCCAAGGCCGGCATCCCGGTCCTTTTGTGCGGCATGCGCGCGGCGAAAAACTACGGCGCCGACTACGCCGCCGCCTACGACGCCCTCTATCCCGAGCTGGCCGAAAAATACGGCGCCACGCTCTATCCGTTCTTCCTCGACGGCGTGACCGGCCAGCCCGGCCTGACCCTGCCCGACGGTCTGCACCCGAGCGCCGCGGGCGTGGGCGAAATCGTCGCGCGCATCCTGCCGGTCGTCGAAACCTTCCTGGGCCGCCTGCCGGCCGCCCCAAAACCCTGA